Sequence from the Rhizobium sp. TH2 genome:
GATGGTCTCGCTGGCCGCCGGCAGGGCGATCGCCGAAAGCGCCAGCGCCACAATGACTGTCTTGAGATGGTCCTGATACCACTTCATGTTTCGCTCCGGCTTACTTTCATATCCTTGTGACATTGTCTCCTCCGGCGCAATATGCAATCAGCACGAAAATTCGCTCGCACCATGAAAGGCGCAGAATTGCCCACGCCCTTCGATCCGGTGGCCTGGAAGCTCGCGCATGGCCGGCAGATCACGCTCGGCCCCCGAGGCCTCATCATGGCCATCATCAACGTGACGCCGGACTCGTTTTCCGATGGCGGGCTCAATGCGTCGTCGTCGGATGCCATCGGGCACGCCTTACAGGCTGTCGACGACGGCGCCGATATCATCGATATCGGCGGCGAATCCACCCGGCCGGGTGCGGCTGAAGTCTCTACTGCAGAGGAGCAGGATCGCGTTCTGCCGGTGATAGAGGCGGTGGCGGCCAGATCCGATGTGCTGATTTCGATCGATACCTACCGGGCGTCCACGGCCGAGCTCGCCGTCACTGCCGGCGCCCATATCGTCAACGATGTCCATGGCTTGCAGCGCGATCAGGCGCTAGCCGGCCTTGTCGCCCGCACATCCGCTGGCGTCTGCATCATGCATACGGGCCGGGGCCGCGAAAAGCTGCCTGATGTGATCGAAGACCAGTTCGAATTCCTCCGCCATTCGCTCGAGATTGCTGAGGCCGCCGGCATCGCCGATCAAGCGATCGTGCTAGACCCCGGTTTCGGCTTCAACAAAGAGACCCCGCGCGAAAATATCGAACTGGCGGCCCGGTTCGCCGAGCTTCACGCGCTTGGTTTCCCGCTGCTGGCCGGCACGTCGCGAAAACGCTTCCTCGGCGCGCTGACAGGCCGCGAGGCGCCTGATCGTGATATCGCCACGGCCGCGACCAGCGCGCTGTTGCGTTACGCTGGCGCGGCGATATTCCGCGTCCACAATGTCGCAATCAACAGGGATGCGTTGATCGTAGCGGATGCTATGCTGCGCGCCAGAAACGACCGGCAAATAAGTGGCCGGCAGGGAGACTGACATGACTGGGACCTACACAATCCTGCTCGCCAACTGTGCCTTCTTCGCCCGCCACGGGCTCATGCGCGAGGAAGAGGTGCTCGGTCAGCGTTTCTTTGTCGATGCCGAACTCGAAGTGCAGCCCGCGGGACCGCTGGAAGACGATTCGATCGAGTCGACCGTGGATTACGGCGTGGCCTTCAAGGTGATCGAGGAGATCGTCATCGGGCGTCGCTATTTCCTGATCGAGGCACTGGCGATGGAAATTGCCCGCTCGCTCGAAAAGCGTTTCCCTGAAATTCGCCGCGCCAAGATCACGCTGCGCAAGCCGAACGCGCCGGTCGCCGGCGTGCTCGATTACGTTCAGGTCACTATCGAGCATCATGCAGGACAATAATCGCATATCCACGGCACTTCTGGGCCTTGGCGGCAATATCGGCGATCCGGTCGCCGCCATGTCGTCGGCACTTCAAATGCTGGAACAGCATCCGGACTGCCGGGTGACGCAGGTTTCGCGCCTCTACAAGACGCCGCCATGGGGCAAGACCGACCAGGAATGGTTTTTCAATGCTGCCGCCGAGGTTGAGACCACGCTTTCCCCGGTGCCCCTGCTGGGGCTGGCGCTCGGCATCGAGCAGGTCAATCGCCGGGTACGCGCCGAGCGCTGGGGGCCGCGGACGCTCGACATCGACATCCTCGATTTCGGTGGACTGGCGATCAAGTCCGACCAGCTGACCACCCCGCATCCTCGCATGACCGAACGCGCCTTCGTTCTGATGCCGCTCGCCGACTTCGCCCCTGATTTCACAGTCAATGGGAAGACAGTCCGGGAATGGCTTGCCGAGGTCGATGCGTCAGGCATTGAAGTCGCTGACGAAAGTCGCCATTGGTGGAAAGCCACAAAATGAAAAAGCCGGGCATTGCCCGGCTCCCGTCATTCAATTGACCGATATTCAGTCGACCGAGCCGACCGCGATCTCGTCGGTTTCCCGGTTCAGGTTCATGCCGATGACCGGAACCATCGTGTTGTCGACCTTGACCGAAATCGTGACAGTCATCGTGTTCTTGCCCTGGAGACGGGCGATCATCGCGCCGTTCAGCTTGGCGCGCGTAATGCCGACGACGATCTTCTGGCCGGTCACGTTGCCAGAGACGATATCGAGGCCCTTGCCTTCCGCGCCGTCGAGGAACTTGCCCTTGTAGGTGCGGCCGGCACTCCGGATCGTCGCCTTCATCGGCTGCTTGAAGATGCCGACGCGGCAGGAGCCGTCGAGCGTCATCCCGCTGCCGTTATTGTCGGACGAGCCTGCGAGCGTGCAGGTGAACTTCGTGCCCTTGTACTTGCCGGCGACGATTTCGCCCGGTCCGGTCCACTGGCCCTGGACGCCTTCGAAGAAGGCCTTGTCGCGATTGGCTGCCTCGGCAGGTCCGATAGCGGCCAGGGTTGTGATGGCAACTGCCGCGAAGCCTGTGGCAATCATCTTGAGGCGCGATAACATAGAACTTCCCCTGGGCCAGCGATCAACTCGATGGCAAGTCTTCGCCGAGAATGGTTAATGCGTGGTTTCTATTAGACATGAAGTACACTGCTTGCAATCCTAAGAACCGATAGCCGGTCCGGGATTGAATCCGCTATTGCAAAATAGCTACACTTTTTCGGGTGCAATTTCCAGAGTTGAATCAACGACAAGCTGAGACGCGCTATTTGCCGCCGGATGTATTCGTCAGGTCGCCGATGAAATCCGACACGCCCGGACGCCTGAGAGCCTTGAAGGGCAGGGGCCGCAGCAGGTCCATCGCGGCGATGCCGATGCGCGCCGTCATCAGCCCGTTGATCACGCCTTCGCCTAATCGCGCCGACACTTTCGACGCAAGGCCATGTCCGAGAAGCTGCTGCACGATGCCGTCGCCGACGGCGATCGAACCGGTCACGGCAAGATGGGCGATGACATCACGGAACAGCCTGAACATGCCGAGCCGCCCCGGACGCGTGCCATAGGTTTCCGCCACCGCACGGATCAGCCGCGCCGATTCGAAAATCACATAGCCGAGGTCGACCAGTGCGCGCGGGCTGACGGCGGTCACCACCGAGACCCGCTTGGCGGCGTTGAGCACCAGTTGCCGCGCCTTGCGGTCGGCCGGTGCCAGCAGTTCCAGCTCGGCGAGGCTCATCAGGCCCTGTGAATCGATGATCTCGTCTGCAGTGCGGGCAAGCGCGGCACGCCCGGCCGCTGTTTCCGGGATACTTTCCGACAATCTGACAAGCTTGGCGACCACCGCTCGGGCATGCGCTGGCTTGCGGTCGAGACCCGCTTTTTCCGCCTCGTCCTTCAGCACCTGTACCGAAGCCAGCCGGCGGATGGCGATGAGTTCGCGCGCAGCCATGCCGAGCACTGCCAGAACACCGGCCGCCGTCACGCCGATCGCCGTATAGCCCAACCAATCCGCCCGCGTGAACAGGTCGCGGATCAGTTGATCGAGCCAAAGCCCGAATGCGACAGACAGGATGAGACCGAGCGCTCCAGCGAATATGCTGAAGAAGGGAAAGCTGCGCCTCGACCGGGCGACTGGTGCCAGCGCGGGATCATCTTCGGGGCTCTTGAGGAAGGGATCGTCCTCCTCCGGCGTGAGCATGATGCCGCTCTCGAAAGCCTCCGGCCTCCGGCGCGGGGTCGCCGACGATGGCCCCATGGGCTCGTCGAAGGAAAAACTCTGCGGCTTGCGCGGTTCCTTGCTCATGCCAGCCGGTCTCCGATCAGGAACTGCAACGCACGGTCGAGCCTGATATGCGGCAGCGACAGCTTGATGCCGCCGCCGGTCTCCTCGATCGCGGGTGGCCGGAAGCGGACGATGTTGATATGCGGCAGTTCGGGCGCACCGCTTTCAGGGTTCTCAGCGCGGAAATAGATATCCGTCTTTTCAGGCAGGTCGCCGGGAAAGATCGCCGTCTTGCGCTTGCCGTCGAAGACTTCACCGTTGATCTCCTCGCCAAGAATGGGTGTGCCGACGATGACGGGAAGCGTCTCGCCGTCGCGATTGACGACAGCCTCGCGGGTTGCCCGGATCGAGGCCAGCGCGATGACATCGATCGACGCCCCCGAACGGCCGATCTTGTCCGTCGCACGCTCGACGATCCGCCGCGTCAGCGCCTCCAGCCTATCGTGGCTTTCGTGGTGCAGATGATCGGCCTTGGTTGCCGCGACCAGCACCTTGTCGATGCGGCGGGTGAAGAAGGTGGAGAGCCAGGAATTCGTGCCCGGCCGGAACGAGCCCAGCACATCGGCCAGGGCATTTTCGAGATCCGCCAGCGCCTCCGGCCCACGGTTAAGCGCCTGCAAAGTGTCGGTGAGCACGATCTGCCGGTCCAGCCGTGCGAAATGCTCCTTGAAGAAGGGTTTCACGACATGGGTCTTGTAAGCCTCGAAGCGCCGCTCCATCATCGCCGCCAGGCTGCCCCGCGCCTGCTTGCCCTCACGGAAATTGACCAGTGGCGCGAAGGTCAACGCCGGCGATCCCTCGAGATCGCCGGGCATCAGGAAGCGGCCCGGCGCGAGCGCCGAGAAGGAATGCTTGTCCTCCTTGCAGGCCTTGAGATAGGCGGTGAATTCGACGGCCAGGTCGCGCGCCAGCATTTCATCGGCCTGGGCATCCGCTGCGATGCCATCCGCGAGCTTCAACCATTTTTCGCCCAGCGGCGCGCGTCGCCCTCCACGGGCCAGTGTCACGGCGTGTTCGGAAAATGTCCTGAAATCCTGGTCCAGCAACGGCAGGTCCATCAACCATTCGCCGGGATAATCGACAATGTCGATCGACAGCTTGCCCGCCGAAAGCAGCCGGGTCCAGGCCGATGCGCTCTCATATTCGATCGTCAGCCTGAGTTCGGATATCGCGCGCGTCGAATCCGGCCATAGCCGCTTTTCCACCAGCGCACGGATGTGATCTTCATATTGGAAGCGCGGCACGGCGTCATCGGGCTGTTCCTCTAGCCGAACGGACTTGATGCGACCGGAGCGTTGCGCTTCGAGAAGCGGCAGGCGCCCACCATTCAAAAGGTTGTGGATCAGGGCGGAGATGAACACCGTCTTGCCGGCGCGGGAGAGCCCGGTCACGCCCAGCCGCAAGGTGGGATTGATTAAACCCGTTGCCCGGTCGGCGAGATTTTCAAGCGCGATCAGCGCTTCGTCGGCGATATTGATGGGCGAGGGCGGCAATCGCGATGTCCGTCGAGAGAAATCTGAGCCCGCAATATAGGCACGAAATCGTTCAGGTCAAAGACGGAACGATGAGGCGCAGGGCCTCGCCCGCATGCAGCATCTTGTGCGGCAATGGCTTGGGAAAGGAGAGCGCCAGCAGCCCCGCCGTGGGATAGCCCATGGCGATCGGGGCGATGATGGCGCTCGGCCGCGCAAGATGATGGGCGAGCGCCTCGATCATCGGATTGTGCCCGATGATCATCAGCGATCCGACGTCACGATGCGCCACGATGTGGCCGAGATAGGCGTCCGAACCACCGGAGTAAAGCTGTTCGTCCTCCTGCGATCTCAGGTCGCGAAACACGTCGAGAAAGGCGGCCGTCGTCTCGCGGCACCTCAGCGCAGGCGAAGATATCAGCACATCTGGTCTTATTCCGGCCATCAGCGCCTGCGCCGCCACATCGCGCGCCTCGAACCGTCCGCGTTCGTCGAGCGGTCGTTCGAAATCGCTTGTATTGGGCGTGGCCCAGCCGGCGTGCGCGTGCCTCATGAGATAGAGGCGGAATGTTTCGGCGCTATCAGGCGGCATGGATCAAATCCGGTGCGGGAAGGACAAATGTGTCCCGTTTTGCGTAAACGGGGCGTCCTGAAACGTCAATCGCGCTGGTGCCTCGGG
This genomic interval carries:
- the folP gene encoding dihydropteroate synthase, with amino-acid sequence MKGAELPTPFDPVAWKLAHGRQITLGPRGLIMAIINVTPDSFSDGGLNASSSDAIGHALQAVDDGADIIDIGGESTRPGAAEVSTAEEQDRVLPVIEAVAARSDVLISIDTYRASTAELAVTAGAHIVNDVHGLQRDQALAGLVARTSAGVCIMHTGRGREKLPDVIEDQFEFLRHSLEIAEAAGIADQAIVLDPGFGFNKETPRENIELAARFAELHALGFPLLAGTSRKRFLGALTGREAPDRDIATAATSALLRYAGAAIFRVHNVAINRDALIVADAMLRARNDRQISGRQGD
- the folK gene encoding 2-amino-4-hydroxy-6-hydroxymethyldihydropteridine diphosphokinase, whose amino-acid sequence is MQDNNRISTALLGLGGNIGDPVAAMSSALQMLEQHPDCRVTQVSRLYKTPPWGKTDQEWFFNAAAEVETTLSPVPLLGLALGIEQVNRRVRAERWGPRTLDIDILDFGGLAIKSDQLTTPHPRMTERAFVLMPLADFAPDFTVNGKTVREWLAEVDASGIEVADESRHWWKATK
- a CDS encoding YcjX family protein, which codes for MPPSPINIADEALIALENLADRATGLINPTLRLGVTGLSRAGKTVFISALIHNLLNGGRLPLLEAQRSGRIKSVRLEEQPDDAVPRFQYEDHIRALVEKRLWPDSTRAISELRLTIEYESASAWTRLLSAGKLSIDIVDYPGEWLMDLPLLDQDFRTFSEHAVTLARGGRRAPLGEKWLKLADGIAADAQADEMLARDLAVEFTAYLKACKEDKHSFSALAPGRFLMPGDLEGSPALTFAPLVNFREGKQARGSLAAMMERRFEAYKTHVVKPFFKEHFARLDRQIVLTDTLQALNRGPEALADLENALADVLGSFRPGTNSWLSTFFTRRIDKVLVAATKADHLHHESHDRLEALTRRIVERATDKIGRSGASIDVIALASIRATREAVVNRDGETLPVIVGTPILGEEINGEVFDGKRKTAIFPGDLPEKTDIYFRAENPESGAPELPHINIVRFRPPAIEETGGGIKLSLPHIRLDRALQFLIGDRLA
- a CDS encoding YcjF family protein — encoded protein: MSKEPRKPQSFSFDEPMGPSSATPRRRPEAFESGIMLTPEEDDPFLKSPEDDPALAPVARSRRSFPFFSIFAGALGLILSVAFGLWLDQLIRDLFTRADWLGYTAIGVTAAGVLAVLGMAARELIAIRRLASVQVLKDEAEKAGLDRKPAHARAVVAKLVRLSESIPETAAGRAALARTADEIIDSQGLMSLAELELLAPADRKARQLVLNAAKRVSVVTAVSPRALVDLGYVIFESARLIRAVAETYGTRPGRLGMFRLFRDVIAHLAVTGSIAVGDGIVQQLLGHGLASKVSARLGEGVINGLMTARIGIAAMDLLRPLPFKALRRPGVSDFIGDLTNTSGGK
- a CDS encoding histidine phosphatase family protein, whose amino-acid sequence is MPPDSAETFRLYLMRHAHAGWATPNTSDFERPLDERGRFEARDVAAQALMAGIRPDVLISSPALRCRETTAAFLDVFRDLRSQEDEQLYSGGSDAYLGHIVAHRDVGSLMIIGHNPMIEALAHHLARPSAIIAPIAMGYPTAGLLALSFPKPLPHKMLHAGEALRLIVPSLT
- the folB gene encoding dihydroneopterin aldolase, whose amino-acid sequence is MTGTYTILLANCAFFARHGLMREEEVLGQRFFVDAELEVQPAGPLEDDSIESTVDYGVAFKVIEEIVIGRRYFLIEALAMEIARSLEKRFPEIRRAKITLRKPNAPVAGVLDYVQVTIEHHAGQ